A stretch of the Panicum virgatum strain AP13 chromosome 9N, P.virgatum_v5, whole genome shotgun sequence genome encodes the following:
- the LOC120687304 gene encoding DNA topoisomerase 2-like — MSTPKIALESRSSLESAMVGGGKTPRERILLLLQDYIGSVEKCTRKIWVWEGRSMTHREVTYVPVLYKIFDEILVYAADNKQRDPSMDSLSVGIDVSDCRICVYYSGQGIPIERHLEDGVYMSEMISGDLSNCEDIAGGRNSYGVKLANLFSTEFIIETVDSRL; from the coding sequence ATGTCCACCCCCAAGATCGCGCTGGAGTCGAGATCCTCACTCGAGTCTGCAATGGTCGGAGGCGGCAAGACTCCGCGGGAGCGCATCCTCCTGCTACTACAGGACTACATCGGCTCGGTCGAGAAGTGTACGCGAAAGATCTGGGTTTGGGAGGGCAGGTCAATGACGCACCGCGAGGTCACTTATGTACCAGTCCTCTACAAGATCTTCGATGAGATCCTCGTCTACGCTGCCGACAATAAGCAGCGCGACCCGAGCATGGACTCCCTCTCCGTGGGGATCGATGTGTCCGACTGCCGCATTTGTGTCTACTACAGCGGTCAAGGCATCCCGATTGAGCGTCACCTGGAAGATGGTGTATACATGTCGGAGATGATCTCCGGCGACCTCAGCAACTGCGAAGATATTGCCGGCGGGAGGAACAGCTACGGGGTCAAGCTGGCCAACTTATTCTCCACGGAGTTCATCATCGAGACTGTCGACAGCCGCCTTTAG
- the LOC120687217 gene encoding DNA topoisomerase 2-like → MTHLDDDIMALMRKRVVDMVGFLGMTVQVMFNGQTVQRLESFPDSVYPYLRTASIGRYGLPRVCQRFNDQLEVCVTRSEGTFQQVSFVNKFATTEGGTHVDYVSHKIVAGVVRICNKHFEIEESEVKRHLWVFINAVIDNPSFNSPTRDALATPQESFDSSCELSHQFLSNVFQCIIGGLSPHTWNGSSEDKKAQEEKSAHQRKKASV, encoded by the exons ATGACCCACCTTGATGATGATATCATGGCCCTCATGAGAAAGAGAGTTGTTGATATGGTAGGCTTTCTAGGCATGACCGTACAGGTTATGTTTAATGGCCAGACGGTTCAACGGTTGGAGAGCTTTCCAGATTCCGTCTATCCATATCTTCGCACTGCTTCCATAGGCAGATATGGACTCCCAAG ggTCTGCCAACGGTTTAATGATCAGTTGGAGGTGTGTGTGACTCGAAGTGAAGGAACTTTCCAGCAG GTCAGCTTTGTAAACAAATTTGCAACTACTGAAGGGGGGACTCATGTAGATTATGTGTCACACAAGATTGTTGCCGGTGTTGTGAGGATCTGTAACAAGCACTTCGAGATTGAAGAGTCAGAGGTTAAGAGACATTTATGGGTCTTCATTAATGCGGTCATCGATAATCCGAGTTTCAATTCACCGACCAGGGATGCCTTGGCCACTCCTCAAGAGAGCTTTGATTCAAGCTGTGAGCTTTCTCATCAGTTTCTCAGCAATG TTTTTCAGTGCATCATTGGCGGACTATCTCCCCATACCTGGAATGGATCATCAGAAGATAAGAAGGCTCAGGAAGAAAAGAGCGCTCATCAGCGCAAGAAAGCATCAGTCTGA
- the LOC120691395 gene encoding probable calcium-binding protein CML21, whose product MWDLVPTIDLHSGLAMSVSSFLIMLLVQIQPLVDNVASASRGIRSASRAVVRLLARDDSVVLDEEDDSGGGVVAPDPRHCERCARSRGASRRDVAAVMERLGLLSPGGGGADDAGAACGGCEAAWAVDDLLETKVASEAELREAFYVFDRDEDGFVGAGELWNVMRRLGMPEGARPEDCRRMIAAHDADGDGRISFREFRAMMENAV is encoded by the coding sequence ATGTGGGATCTGGTGCCGACGATTGATCTGCACAGCGGCCTCGCCATGTCGGTGTCATCTTTCCTGATCATGCTCCTCGTCCAGATCCAGCCTCTGGTCGACAACGTCGCCTCGGCGAGCAGGGGCATACGCTCCGCGTCGCGGGCGGTCGTGCGGCTCCTCGCCCGCGACGACAGCGTCGTgctcgacgaggaggacgacagcggcggcggcgtggtcgcACCTGATCCGCGGCATTGCGAGCGGTGCGCTCGGAGCAGGGGCGCGTCGCGGCGCGACGTGGCGGCGGTGATGGAGAGGCTCGGGCTGCtgtcgcccggcggcggcggggccgacgACGCgggggcggcgtgcggcgggtgCGAGGCGGCGTGGGCGGTGGACGACCTGCTGGAGACCAAGGTCGCCAGCGAGGCCGAGCTGCGGGAGGCGTTCTACGTGTTCGATCGCGACGAGGACGGCTTCGTGGGCGCCGGCGAGCTGTGGAACGTGATGCGGCGGCTCGGGATGCCCGAGGGCGCGCGCCCGGAGGACTGCCGGAGGATGATCGCCGCGCacgacgccgacggcgacggcaggaTCAGCTTCCGCGAGTTCAGGGCCATGATGGAAAACGCGGTTTGA